The Erythrobacter sp. SDW2 region CATGGATAAGTCGTGCGACCCCAGTCGTTGCGGGCAGTGTGCAGATCGGAATGACAGATGCCGCAATGGCTGATGTCGATCAGCACATCGTCAGCGCGCAAGCCACGACGGGTAATGTCCATTGGCCCCACACCGCTGTCGGGCGCGGTCGCGCCATAGGCTTTGGTCGGGTATTCGTTGGTCGAAGTGGTCATGCAGCCTCTCCTACCTGGGCGGCATCCTTATGGCACCGTCCAGACGGAACTGGTGGCCGTTGATGTACCCGTTGCGGGCGATTTCCAGTACCAGCGAGGCGAACTCTTCCGGATGGCCGAGCCGCTTGGGGAAGGGGACGCTGGCGTTCAGTTGGTCCCACATCTGCGGATTGCGGTCCTTCATGCCCAGCATCAGCGGGGTAGCGAAAATGCCGGGCATGATCGAGTTGACCCTGATGCCGAGGTCCATCAGGTCGCGCGCCATCGGCAGCACCAGACCGTTCACCCCGTTTTTGCAGCTGCCGTAGATGACCTGCCCGATCTGACCGTCCTGCGCGGCGACGCTGGCGGTGAGGATGATCGCGCCGCGCTCGCCGTCTTCGGTCACAGGCTCGCTGTTGGCCATGCCGAGTGCCGAATGGCTGGCGATGCGGAAGCTGGAGGTCAGGATACCTTCCGCGCCGAAGGCATATTGTCCGGTCGGCAGCTTCTTGTAGCAGCCGGCCTCCTTGTCCCAGCTGATGGTCTTGCCGCGCCCGCTGGCCATGGCGCAGTGGACGGTGAGGCGTTCCTGCCCGTTGGCGGCACGGGCAGCGGCGAAGCCGTCGACCACCGATTGCTCGTCCATGATATTGACGTGGTGGAAGGTCGCGCCGATCGCTTCGGCCTTGGCTGGGCCTTCTTCGGTGTTGATGTCGAAAATGGCGACCTTGAACCCGGCTTCGCGCAGCGCGACCGCGCTGGCATGTCCGAGACCTGAAGCCCCACCGGTGACGATGGCGGCGTGGCCGTCTGCGAAATTCATGTCTCTCTCCCTTCACATGGGCCTGCCATTGGCCCTTGCGCCTGCTATGGCCGTCACTCGCATCAGGAGTCAAAGCCCCATGTCGTCTGCCCTTGCCGCATTCCCCCTCGCGACCGACCGTCGCCGCTTCCTCGCCACCGGCAGCGCCTTCGCCGCGCTGGTCGCCAGCGGCTGCCAGACACGCGGGGCGACCGGTTCCGGTTTGGAAAGCGCAACGGGCTATGGCCCCCTGGTGCCTGACCCGGAGGGCCTGATCGATCTGCCGCAAGGGTTCACCTACCGAATTGTTTCGAAGCTCGGCGATGCGATGGACGATGGTCTGACCGTACCCGACGATGCGGATGGCATGGGTTGCTTCGATCTGGGCAATGGCAAGATCGCCCTGGTACGCAACCATGAACTAAGTCCCGGAGCAGACTCCGGCGGTACGCTCGGCAGTGGCTACGGACGCGGGCCCGATGGCAAGATCCTGCCCGGCGGGACCACCACCGTGGTGCTCGACGCCGCGACCCTCCGGGTCGAGCGGCAGCATCGCTCGCTGGCCGGGACGATCCGCAATTGCGCCGGAGGCATCACCCCCTGGGGCAGCTGGCTGACCTGCGAGGAGCCGGGCTCGCGCGGGATGAAGCAGGCGCCGGACCATGGCTATGTCTTCGAAGTCCCTGCCACCGCGACGGGCATGGTCGATCCGGTGCCGCTCAAGGCCATGGGCCGCTTCAACCACGAGGCGGCCTGCGTCGATCCGGTGACCGGCGCGGTCTATATGACCGAGGACCGCGACGACGGGCTGCTCTATCGCTTTATCCCGGCAGTGAAGGGCCAGTTAGCAAGCGGC contains the following coding sequences:
- a CDS encoding alkaline phosphatase PhoX, with the protein product MSSALAAFPLATDRRRFLATGSAFAALVASGCQTRGATGSGLESATGYGPLVPDPEGLIDLPQGFTYRIVSKLGDAMDDGLTVPDDADGMGCFDLGNGKIALVRNHELSPGADSGGTLGSGYGRGPDGKILPGGTTTVVLDAATLRVERQHRSLAGTIRNCAGGITPWGSWLTCEEPGSRGMKQAPDHGYVFEVPATATGMVDPVPLKAMGRFNHEAACVDPVTGAVYMTEDRDDGLLYRFIPAVKGQLASGGKLQALAVEGIADSTNSKAVAIKRGELHTARWVDLDNVEAPEDDLRLRGAAAGATIFARGEGLWMGTDELYFCCTSGGEAGLGQIFRLAPGRGSKPDRLELYFESESKDQFNYGDNLCIAPNGHLIVCEDQYTDVVDNHLRGIDQLGRPYDFARLRLQTEFAGACFSPDGKVLFVNAMSPARTLAITGPWIV
- a CDS encoding SDR family oxidoreductase; protein product: MNFADGHAAIVTGGASGLGHASAVALREAGFKVAIFDINTEEGPAKAEAIGATFHHVNIMDEQSVVDGFAAARAANGQERLTVHCAMASGRGKTISWDKEAGCYKKLPTGQYAFGAEGILTSSFRIASHSALGMANSEPVTEDGERGAIILTASVAAQDGQIGQVIYGSCKNGVNGLVLPMARDLMDLGIRVNSIMPGIFATPLMLGMKDRNPQMWDQLNASVPFPKRLGHPEEFASLVLEIARNGYINGHQFRLDGAIRMPPR